Proteins from a genomic interval of Chryseobacterium indologenes:
- the ruvA gene encoding Holliday junction branch migration protein RuvA — protein sequence MIFSLQGNVQELTPTYAVINVQGVGYYVGISLMTSQTLVLNQPTFLFIQQIIREDAHLLFGFNTRSEKEMFNLLISVNGVGAVSALILLSTLTLDEIASAVLSKNSALIQKAKGIGAKTAERIIVDLKDKVQKFNGTAENISVLVDNKIKEEALSALEVLGIPKRMSEKIADRIIKQNPEISVEELVKQILKNI from the coding sequence ATGATATTTTCTTTACAAGGCAACGTTCAAGAACTTACGCCTACCTATGCTGTCATCAATGTACAAGGAGTTGGTTACTACGTGGGTATCAGTCTAATGACCTCACAGACGCTGGTTTTGAATCAGCCGACCTTTTTATTTATTCAGCAGATCATTCGTGAAGATGCCCATCTTCTCTTTGGATTTAACACTCGTTCAGAAAAAGAAATGTTCAATCTGTTAATAAGCGTTAATGGAGTAGGAGCAGTTTCAGCTCTTATTCTCTTGTCAACTTTGACGCTGGATGAGATTGCTTCGGCAGTACTTTCCAAAAATAGTGCATTGATTCAGAAAGCAAAGGGTATCGGTGCGAAAACAGCAGAAAGAATTATTGTGGATCTTAAAGATAAGGTACAGAAATTCAATGGTACAGCCGAAAACATTTCTGTGCTGGTGGATAATAAAATTAAGGAAGAAGCGTTATCTGCATTAGAAGTTTTGGGCATTCCAAAGCGTATGAGTGAAAAAATTGCAGATAGAATAATAAAGCAAAATCCAGAGATCTCGGTTGAAGAACTGGTAAAACAAATTTTAAAAAACATTTAA
- the gcvH gene encoding glycine cleavage system protein GcvH: protein MNTPSELKYTKDHEWIKIEGNVATIGITDFAQGELGDIVYVDIDTVDDDLNGGDVFGSVEAVKTVSDLFLPIAGKVTQFNSDLEDQPELLNTDPYGDGWIIKLEVADGADLSELLSAEEYQAIIG, encoded by the coding sequence ATGAACACACCATCAGAATTAAAGTACACCAAAGATCACGAATGGATCAAGATTGAAGGTAATGTAGCTACAATTGGTATTACAGACTTCGCACAGGGAGAACTTGGAGATATCGTATACGTGGATATAGATACTGTAGATGATGATCTTAATGGAGGAGATGTTTTCGGAAGTGTAGAGGCAGTAAAAACTGTTTCAGACTTATTCTTACCGATTGCAGGAAAAGTGACTCAATTCAACTCAGATTTAGAAGATCAGCCGGAACTATTGAATACTGATCCTTATGGAGACGGATGGATTATTAAATTGGAAGTTGCTGACGGTGCAGATTTATCTGAATTGCTTTCTGCTGAAGAATACCAGGCTATCATTGGATAA
- the vanZ gene encoding VanZ family protein has product METDGLLNWKLLTVQIYLNCFLLKNTRLSLDKISKIFSKILPIYWAFLTYMLLRPGQENHEYWFMFSGIDKVLHFCIFAFLGFSFIATFPKIKFSYFFQIILIYAFLTEILQEEMGLGRSMETLDIVADAIGCLVGYYTYKIFIKHFF; this is encoded by the coding sequence ATGGAGACGGATGGATTATTAAATTGGAAGTTGCTGACGGTGCAGATTTATCTGAATTGCTTTCTGCTGAAGAATACCAGGCTATCATTGGATAAAATTTCAAAAATATTTAGTAAGATCTTGCCCATTTATTGGGCATTTCTTACTTATATGCTTCTCAGGCCCGGACAAGAAAATCATGAATATTGGTTTATGTTCAGCGGGATCGATAAAGTTCTGCATTTCTGCATTTTTGCATTTCTGGGATTTTCGTTCATCGCTACATTTCCCAAAATAAAATTCTCCTACTTTTTTCAGATCATTCTTATATATGCATTCCTTACCGAAATCCTACAGGAAGAAATGGGACTCGGAAGATCTATGGAAACATTGGATATTGTAGCAGACGCTATAGGATGCCTCGTTGGATACTATACGTATAAAATATTCATAAAACATTTTTTCTGA
- the sprA gene encoding cell surface protein SprA has protein sequence MVANNKHFNIFLFLSFLCISVGAFAQQKQTDTLIIRKQYEVADPTRYEAYYDIKTGMYYVYPKVGNTITGPPTAMSPEEYKEYMLATQTKAYYKEKSEKYNLLFRKDKSDARKKGLIPSLLINNKLFETIFGGNKIEIIPSGYASIDFAGLYQKIDNPLILPQNRTSFTFDIDQRIQLGLLGKVGENLQLKANYDTQSGFAFENRMNLVWQSKGSWKDLQKKGLGNLDKPSEGGEDKIIKRVEFGNVNMPLSTSLIRGSQSLFGVKTEFQLGKTFGTVVLSQQQGEARNIVVQGGGVMNNFKVNAIDYEENQHFFLGHYFLNTYDNALLNYPQINSIINITRMEVWVLDQGNSNLAYQKSIIGIRDLGEGAGGGTMPDNSLNGLYDDISTAVGTREAGKNYGTILQGKTFAGSTEPYQNDEHFIFNSKARKLNSNEFVFQPQLGYISLNQKLNDNQLLAVSYSYTVNGSNKVYKVGEFSEESPVLITKVLRVNNKVNTQSPMWKLMMKNVYSLDAGQVSPDGFILNVLYRDQKTGGKVNYLPDTSVKDLNLLKLFNWDRLNMNGDIQINKDGTNGDGVFDFVNGITIRPENGRVIFTKVQPFGDYMQNVLGSNDPKYVLHDLYDKIKQTPSQSSVPQWYTIEGRYKGVQGQGISLGAVNVPQGSVKVSANGVQLSEGVDYTVDYMLGTVTIINENVKQSGQAINISLENQLTFNTQRKRFLGLNLERRLNEHFILGGTVINYSESPLTQKVNFGQEAVNNTMAGINLMYNNQAPFLTRLTDKLPLIKTEAPSNINFKMEGAYLLPGLNKGTNNQSYIDDFEQTTSKISLKEPAAWSLASKPEKNTEPPFNTPPANDDITSGYGRGLLSWYTIDPRFWNIGGKSPAGITPQSVSNHASRRVQTSEIFNNRDFVAGEQTYTNTFDISYYPKERGPYNVNPGTEQAQSRWAGIMRPISVPNFVSSNIEYVEFWMMDPYADGKPLGDNAKLLLQLGNVSEDVLKDGKMLYENGLPTPATQSSTTTSNWGVQPKQPPILYAFSTEGDDRKKQDVGYDGLSSDQESMRFGNTFVNPVTNIVDPAVDDFVFYMSDKFTGNQASSLIERYKYFRNPDGNSEANSLNVSSQTPDAEDINRDYNLDQTENYNQYTVDLSQQKLALGQNNIVDVKTVKANFQNGQSADVKWFLFRIPVSGYDPDQGAAQPSVLNNVRFARLMLTGFEQTSTIRFASMDLVRSDWRKYPNKIAGVADTGTSEGTGEVLNKDFEIGSVNIEENAFNKPPYVLPPGIDRQVLSGNAGAQRQNEASLYMKTNQLESGEARGVFKNTTLDMRRYKKLKVFTHAHDPGNRDRNIGRIDPKTKFFIRFGNDATDNYYEYEASLKLTRTTETTPMEIWPMENEVDLEIQNFVDAKIRRDKNNSDKITQRILDNVFGGGDNAKKIYIKGRPSLGNVTTIVIGIRNGIARGEEYAESINRILWVNELRLSEIENDGGYAGNASLNFNMGDFATVNANASYTSVGFGNIDSKPAERTQSTQSAFSINTAINVDKLLPEKTGIKIPLNYSYSQTIEDPKYNPLDTDVEFSKAPNREQLKKVARTYTQQRSIGVVNMRKERVNQNKKPKFYDIENVSVTAVYNDDYFRDIYTKKNYRQYLKGYIDYNYTFKPWVVKPFNKMISDTAKSTKYLRWVKEFNFNPVPTRLSFRTEIDRNYNELEFRNVQAILNGDMISNFDAIRNRNFFFGWQYGLGFNFTKSLKLEINSATRTLNDNMDVNSMDSKSIFGNVFRAGRPVLYNHRVQLNYKLPFQYLPYLDFIDAEVGYGFTYNWNARSTALLSSPQGSLGSIGQNTNVIQATASADLPKFFGQFNYFKNINAKLQKRKQEMDSLNNVYTKQWEKNRYRYKKYKFKNKLSIPESAAFFLTSFKQLNVSYNETNGTVLPGLLSAPNWYGYGQTLGGPTIGFLLGSQADIRRLVMENGWVSDSKFMTDPYVRMSTKELKADLQMMPMNDLRVDFNVLHTYNSNFTQSGFNYRDSDTKIVNPDFTFANEMVTYSNSTMLLSTSFKDGQAVYQALRDNARTLSQQLGGTANIDNNGYAKGYSIANAYILIPAFRAAMEGKSVAPMGNPKKSGFPLPNWRITYSGLKNIPIISGQFSKFDILHGYTATYTATGIQRNIDYYNNPNGNYPAVDASGVVVKDGGDKINPYTFAQIGYVESFSPLIGIDVTMRNNMQFGIQYNRNRMMVLGLVNSTLTEDSNTEYVVRLGYIVRNFRLGTANIRGRGTRGKGSDLNIRGDIALRDSKTSIMNILLNDSQVTGGQRLMNIKLSADYNVSENLNLRVFYEQMTSKYKISTAFPLSTIRAGISATFTFGDSGGGF, from the coding sequence TTGGTGGCTAATAACAAACATTTTAACATCTTCTTGTTCCTGTCGTTCCTGTGTATTTCCGTGGGTGCATTTGCCCAACAAAAGCAAACGGATACACTGATCATAAGAAAACAATATGAAGTGGCTGACCCTACAAGGTATGAAGCCTATTACGACATAAAAACCGGGATGTACTATGTATATCCCAAAGTCGGAAATACAATAACCGGTCCCCCTACAGCAATGTCTCCTGAAGAATATAAGGAATACATGCTTGCAACACAGACCAAAGCCTATTATAAAGAGAAATCTGAAAAATATAATCTCCTTTTCAGAAAAGATAAATCTGATGCAAGAAAAAAAGGTCTTATTCCTTCCTTACTCATCAACAACAAACTGTTTGAAACCATATTCGGAGGCAATAAAATTGAAATTATCCCTTCCGGATATGCTTCCATCGACTTTGCAGGGTTGTATCAGAAGATTGATAATCCGCTGATCCTGCCGCAGAACAGAACCAGTTTCACCTTTGATATCGATCAGAGGATTCAGTTAGGATTATTAGGGAAGGTAGGTGAAAACCTGCAACTGAAAGCCAATTACGATACTCAAAGCGGTTTTGCTTTTGAAAACAGGATGAATCTCGTTTGGCAGTCAAAAGGAAGCTGGAAAGATCTCCAGAAAAAAGGTCTTGGAAATTTAGATAAACCTAGCGAAGGAGGAGAAGATAAAATCATCAAAAGAGTTGAATTTGGTAATGTTAATATGCCTCTTTCCACCAGTTTGATCCGTGGTTCACAATCTTTGTTTGGGGTGAAGACAGAATTCCAGCTGGGAAAAACTTTTGGAACAGTGGTGCTTTCTCAACAACAAGGGGAAGCCAGAAATATTGTAGTGCAGGGAGGCGGTGTGATGAATAACTTTAAGGTCAATGCCATTGATTATGAAGAAAATCAGCATTTCTTTTTAGGACATTATTTTCTTAATACATATGATAATGCTTTACTGAACTATCCTCAGATCAATTCAATCATAAACATTACCAGAATGGAAGTGTGGGTACTGGATCAGGGGAACAGTAATCTGGCCTATCAGAAGAGTATTATCGGGATCAGGGACCTTGGAGAAGGAGCTGGAGGAGGCACAATGCCGGACAACTCTCTGAACGGACTCTATGATGATATTTCAACGGCCGTTGGTACAAGAGAAGCAGGTAAGAACTATGGTACGATTTTACAGGGGAAAACTTTTGCAGGTAGTACGGAACCTTATCAAAATGATGAACATTTTATCTTCAACAGCAAAGCAAGAAAGCTAAACTCCAACGAATTTGTATTCCAACCACAGTTAGGATATATTTCATTGAACCAAAAGCTTAATGATAATCAGCTTTTAGCCGTTTCTTATTCCTATACCGTCAACGGAAGTAATAAGGTATACAAAGTAGGGGAATTTTCTGAAGAAAGCCCTGTGTTAATTACCAAAGTATTAAGGGTAAACAATAAAGTAAACACACAGTCTCCAATGTGGAAGCTGATGATGAAAAACGTATATTCTTTAGATGCAGGCCAGGTTTCACCGGACGGGTTTATTCTGAATGTATTGTACAGAGACCAGAAAACCGGAGGTAAAGTAAATTATCTTCCGGATACTTCTGTAAAGGATCTGAATTTATTGAAATTATTCAATTGGGACCGTTTAAATATGAATGGGGATATTCAGATCAATAAGGACGGTACCAATGGAGACGGGGTCTTCGACTTTGTAAACGGAATAACGATCAGACCGGAAAACGGAAGGGTAATCTTTACCAAAGTACAGCCCTTCGGTGATTATATGCAAAATGTATTGGGAAGTAATGATCCAAAGTATGTTCTTCATGACCTTTATGATAAAATAAAACAAACTCCAAGTCAATCATCAGTACCTCAGTGGTATACCATAGAAGGACGATATAAAGGAGTCCAGGGACAAGGAATATCCCTTGGAGCGGTCAACGTACCACAAGGATCCGTAAAAGTTTCAGCCAATGGAGTACAACTTTCAGAAGGAGTAGACTATACCGTAGATTATATGCTGGGTACAGTGACGATCATTAACGAAAATGTGAAACAATCCGGACAGGCGATCAATATTTCATTAGAAAACCAACTGACCTTTAATACCCAACGAAAAAGATTTTTAGGGCTAAATTTAGAAAGGAGGCTTAATGAACACTTTATTTTAGGCGGTACGGTAATTAACTATTCCGAATCTCCGCTTACCCAGAAAGTGAACTTTGGACAGGAAGCCGTGAATAATACAATGGCAGGGATCAATTTGATGTATAACAATCAGGCACCATTCCTGACAAGATTGACAGATAAACTTCCATTGATCAAAACAGAAGCACCATCCAACATCAACTTTAAAATGGAAGGAGCTTATTTGTTGCCTGGACTCAATAAAGGAACCAATAACCAGTCTTATATCGATGACTTTGAGCAGACGACTTCTAAAATATCTTTAAAAGAACCGGCAGCATGGAGCCTTGCTTCAAAACCTGAAAAGAATACAGAACCACCATTCAATACGCCACCTGCTAATGATGATATTACAAGCGGATACGGAAGAGGATTGCTGTCCTGGTATACGATTGACCCAAGATTCTGGAACATCGGAGGAAAATCACCCGCAGGAATTACACCGCAGTCAGTCTCCAACCATGCTTCAAGAAGAGTTCAGACTTCTGAGATCTTTAATAACAGAGATTTCGTAGCAGGGGAACAAACCTATACAAACACGTTTGATATTTCATATTATCCTAAAGAAAGAGGACCTTACAACGTGAACCCGGGAACAGAACAGGCGCAAAGCAGATGGGCCGGGATCATGAGACCGATCAGTGTTCCTAACTTTGTCAGTTCAAATATTGAATATGTCGAGTTCTGGATGATGGATCCCTATGCAGACGGAAAGCCGCTAGGGGATAATGCAAAACTTTTACTACAGTTAGGAAACGTTTCTGAAGACGTTTTGAAAGATGGAAAAATGTTGTATGAAAATGGACTTCCAACTCCCGCGACTCAATCATCTACGACCACTTCAAACTGGGGGGTACAGCCGAAGCAGCCTCCTATTTTATATGCATTTTCTACGGAAGGGGATGACAGAAAAAAACAGGATGTAGGATATGACGGATTAAGTTCAGATCAGGAATCAATGAGATTTGGAAATACATTTGTAAACCCTGTAACGAATATCGTTGACCCTGCTGTAGATGACTTCGTATTTTATATGTCGGATAAATTTACAGGAAATCAGGCATCTTCACTTATTGAACGTTATAAGTACTTCAGAAATCCGGATGGAAACTCTGAGGCCAACTCTCTGAATGTTTCTTCACAGACTCCGGATGCAGAAGATATCAACAGGGATTATAACCTGGATCAGACAGAAAATTACAATCAATATACAGTAGATCTTAGCCAACAAAAATTAGCATTAGGTCAAAATAATATAGTGGATGTAAAAACAGTAAAAGCAAATTTCCAAAACGGGCAGTCTGCTGATGTAAAATGGTTTTTATTCAGAATACCTGTGTCGGGATACGATCCGGACCAGGGAGCCGCACAACCGTCTGTATTGAACAACGTAAGATTTGCGAGGTTAATGCTGACAGGATTTGAACAAACTTCTACCATAAGGTTTGCAAGCATGGACTTGGTAAGATCAGACTGGAGAAAATATCCTAATAAAATTGCCGGGGTAGCTGATACTGGAACATCAGAAGGAACCGGAGAAGTGTTAAATAAAGACTTTGAAATAGGAAGTGTAAATATTGAAGAAAATGCTTTTAATAAACCTCCATATGTATTGCCTCCTGGAATTGATCGTCAGGTTCTAAGTGGGAATGCCGGGGCACAAAGACAAAATGAAGCTTCTCTATATATGAAGACAAATCAATTGGAAAGTGGAGAGGCTAGAGGTGTATTTAAGAATACTACACTGGATATGAGAAGGTACAAAAAACTTAAAGTCTTTACTCACGCTCACGATCCAGGTAATAGGGATAGAAATATTGGAAGAATAGATCCTAAGACCAAATTTTTTATTCGTTTCGGAAATGATGCCACAGACAATTATTATGAATATGAAGCATCTTTGAAACTAACCAGAACTACGGAAACAACACCAATGGAGATCTGGCCAATGGAGAATGAAGTTGATCTGGAAATTCAAAATTTCGTAGATGCGAAGATCAGAAGAGACAAAAATAATTCTGATAAAATCACACAAAGAATACTTGACAATGTTTTTGGTGGTGGAGATAATGCAAAAAAAATCTATATCAAAGGTCGCCCAAGCTTAGGGAATGTAACAACTATTGTAATTGGGATAAGAAACGGTATTGCAAGAGGAGAGGAATATGCTGAATCCATAAATAGAATCCTTTGGGTTAACGAACTGCGTCTTTCTGAAATTGAAAACGATGGAGGATATGCAGGAAATGCCAGCTTAAACTTCAATATGGGAGACTTTGCAACCGTAAACGCGAATGCTTCTTATACTTCGGTTGGCTTCGGAAATATAGACTCAAAACCAGCTGAAAGAACCCAGTCTACACAATCTGCATTTAGCATCAATACGGCGATCAACGTAGATAAACTCCTTCCTGAAAAAACAGGAATTAAAATTCCTTTAAACTATTCGTACTCACAGACGATTGAAGATCCGAAATACAATCCTTTGGATACGGACGTTGAATTCAGCAAAGCGCCTAACAGAGAACAATTAAAAAAGGTAGCAAGAACGTATACCCAGCAGAGAAGTATTGGTGTCGTGAATATGCGTAAAGAAAGAGTGAATCAGAATAAAAAGCCAAAGTTCTATGATATCGAAAACGTTTCTGTGACTGCGGTGTATAATGATGACTATTTCAGGGATATCTACACCAAGAAAAACTACAGACAGTATCTGAAAGGCTATATTGATTACAACTACACTTTCAAACCATGGGTAGTGAAACCTTTCAATAAAATGATCAGTGATACGGCAAAATCAACCAAGTATCTGAGATGGGTAAAAGAGTTTAACTTTAATCCTGTTCCTACAAGATTATCTTTCAGAACAGAAATTGACAGGAATTATAATGAGCTTGAGTTTAGAAATGTACAGGCCATCTTAAACGGTGATATGATCAGTAATTTTGACGCTATCAGAAACAGAAACTTCTTTTTTGGATGGCAATACGGATTAGGATTTAATTTTACCAAATCATTAAAACTGGAAATCAATTCCGCAACCAGAACATTGAATGACAATATGGATGTCAATTCGATGGACAGCAAATCGATTTTCGGAAATGTATTCAGAGCGGGAAGACCGGTGCTGTATAACCACAGAGTACAGTTAAACTATAAACTGCCGTTCCAGTATCTTCCTTACCTGGACTTTATCGATGCTGAGGTAGGGTATGGATTTACGTATAACTGGAATGCAAGATCTACAGCCTTACTTTCAAGCCCTCAGGGAAGCTTAGGATCAATAGGGCAGAATACCAATGTGATCCAGGCAACGGCTTCAGCAGATCTTCCTAAATTCTTCGGACAGTTTAATTATTTTAAAAATATCAATGCCAAACTTCAGAAGAGAAAACAGGAAATGGATTCTTTGAATAATGTTTATACAAAACAATGGGAAAAGAACAGATACAGATACAAAAAGTACAAGTTTAAAAATAAATTATCCATTCCTGAAAGCGCAGCATTCTTCCTGACTTCTTTCAAACAGTTGAACGTAAGCTATAATGAAACCAATGGAACTGTACTTCCGGGATTACTTTCCGCTCCGAACTGGTATGGCTACGGACAAACTTTAGGTGGCCCAACAATAGGGTTCCTTTTAGGTTCTCAGGCTGATATCAGAAGACTGGTAATGGAAAACGGTTGGGTAAGTGACTCCAAGTTTATGACGGACCCGTATGTCAGGATGTCTACCAAAGAATTAAAGGCAGACTTACAGATGATGCCGATGAATGATCTTAGGGTAGATTTCAATGTGTTGCATACTTATAACAGTAACTTTACACAAAGCGGATTTAACTATAGAGATTCAGACACAAAAATTGTAAATCCTGATTTTACCTTTGCAAATGAGATGGTAACCTATTCCAATTCTACGATGCTGCTGAGCACATCCTTCAAAGATGGACAGGCAGTGTACCAGGCGTTGAGAGATAATGCAAGAACTTTATCACAACAGTTGGGTGGCACTGCTAACATCGATAATAATGGATATGCAAAAGGTTATAGTATTGCTAATGCATATATTTTAATTCCTGCGTTTAGAGCAGCCATGGAAGGGAAATCGGTGGCCCCGATGGGTAATCCTAAAAAATCAGGTTTCCCGTTACCAAACTGGCGGATTACATACTCTGGATTGAAGAATATTCCAATCATCAGCGGTCAATTTAGTAAGTTTGATATTCTCCATGGATATACAGCAACCTATACGGCAACAGGAATCCAGAGAAACATCGACTATTATAATAATCCTAATGGAAATTATCCGGCTGTAGACGCTTCCGGTGTGGTAGTTAAAGATGGTGGAGATAAAATCAATCCTTACACGTTTGCTCAGATAGGATATGTAGAATCCTTTTCACCACTGATCGGAATTGATGTGACCATGAGAAACAATATGCAGTTCGGTATCCAATACAACAGAAACAGAATGATGGTACTCGGATTGGTGAACAGCACCCTTACTGAAGATTCAAATACAGAATACGTAGTGAGATTAGGATATATTGTCCGAAACTTCAGATTAGGAACTGCCAATATCAGAGGAAGAGGAACCAGAGGAAAAGGAAGTGACCTTAACATCAGAGGTGATATTGCGTTAAGAGACAGTAAGACGTCCATTATGAATATCCTGCTGAATGATTCTCAGGTAACAGGAGGACAAAGGCTAATGAATATTAAACTTTCTGCCGACTATAATGTTTCAGAAAATCTTAACCTGAGAGTGTTCTACGAACAAATGACCTCCAAGTATAAAATTTCAACGGCATTCCCGTTATCAACCATTAGAGCCGGTATTTCTGCCACATTTACATTCGGTGATTCCGGAGGCGGATTCTAA
- a CDS encoding carbohydrate porin, translating to MRKKKFEKSVCLLFLAAGTFCLAQKINLKSHELSLNGYIRTGFGWSDGGPMVNFTAPDNVHKFRMGNEANHYGELQFNYRYKNKDSVNIYEVTYMMAKFIPFGDDGYQQFPETTQLFGKINKVIKNANLWVGKRYYDRRNVESLDYFWINSAQNSQVGIGLENFQVKKSGTMNLAFMRFKYGNNDAHSYVADFRYLDLPVSKHSKLNFLGQYSIKTQNEMTNTPQSTGYALGGWWTYSQKNISNTSTILFRKGSSIVENPYSGKTISENAGNKVLYDLDKANSFDVINNFVYDDKRKHAVQASLSYQYRDFGIGNTDEKGTILDHKVSKNFVSIGFRYLYYINKHFNLALEAGNDYMKNNRSGVEGSLQKITFSPQISWDYGYYSRPVLRPFVTYAHWSDDFMGSTGVSDFNTRLTGKNNGISFGLQLEIWW from the coding sequence ATGAGAAAAAAGAAGTTCGAGAAATCAGTATGCCTGCTATTCCTTGCCGCCGGTACCTTCTGTCTTGCACAAAAAATCAATTTAAAATCCCATGAATTATCACTCAATGGATATATTCGGACAGGCTTCGGATGGTCAGATGGTGGCCCAATGGTAAATTTTACTGCGCCGGATAATGTTCATAAATTCAGAATGGGTAATGAAGCCAATCATTATGGTGAACTTCAGTTTAATTACCGGTACAAAAACAAAGATTCGGTAAATATCTATGAAGTCACGTATATGATGGCAAAGTTTATTCCTTTCGGAGATGACGGATATCAACAATTTCCAGAAACTACCCAGCTTTTCGGTAAAATAAATAAGGTGATAAAAAACGCAAATCTATGGGTCGGAAAGAGATATTATGATCGTAGAAACGTAGAATCTCTGGATTATTTTTGGATTAATTCTGCGCAAAATTCACAGGTTGGTATTGGGTTAGAAAATTTTCAGGTTAAAAAGTCAGGTACTATGAATCTTGCTTTCATGAGATTTAAATACGGAAATAATGATGCTCATTCCTACGTGGCAGATTTCAGGTATCTGGATCTTCCTGTTTCAAAACATTCCAAACTGAATTTTTTAGGTCAATACAGTATAAAAACACAAAATGAAATGACCAATACCCCACAATCTACAGGATATGCACTGGGCGGATGGTGGACGTATTCCCAAAAGAATATCAGCAATACTTCTACAATACTGTTTCGAAAAGGTAGCTCAATAGTAGAAAATCCTTACTCCGGAAAAACAATATCAGAAAATGCAGGCAATAAAGTGCTCTATGATCTCGATAAGGCAAATTCGTTTGATGTCATAAATAATTTTGTCTATGATGATAAAAGAAAACATGCTGTACAGGCATCTCTTAGCTATCAGTACAGAGATTTTGGAATTGGTAATACCGATGAAAAGGGGACGATTCTGGATCATAAAGTGTCAAAAAACTTTGTGAGTATAGGCTTTCGTTACCTGTATTATATCAACAAACATTTCAATCTGGCTTTAGAAGCAGGAAATGATTATATGAAAAATAACAGATCGGGAGTGGAAGGAAGTTTACAGAAAATTACATTTTCACCACAGATCTCCTGGGATTACGGGTATTATTCAAGGCCCGTTTTGCGGCCATTCGTTACTTATGCCCATTGGTCGGATGATTTTATGGGGAGTACTGGTGTTTCGGATTTTAATACCAGGCTTACTGGCAAAAATAATGGGATATCTTTTGGTCTCCAGCTGGAAATATGGTGGTAA
- a CDS encoding ATPase: protein MVAIVDSGSTKTDWVILDDFKKVFLKTETIGFNPNFINRELIAPEIQKNSNLMLVKNSITKVFFYGSGCGVKKNCETIKEEVKKVFGKAEIIVKEDLMAAAYAAYSGKPAIVCILGTGSNSCYFDGENLKIELPSLGFLIGDEGSGSAIGKQLVRRYFMKKLPSDLHGEFEKEYNLTIEEALKNMYHTPRPNAYLANFTKFVIERKDHPYFNDMVFEEMKSFFEYQVLPYHEAKDAEINFIGSIAYYYENILRSVATELHLNVGHVVQKPIESLVDYHIKYIL, encoded by the coding sequence ATGGTTGCTATTGTAGATAGTGGTTCTACTAAAACGGATTGGGTAATATTGGACGACTTCAAAAAAGTCTTTCTGAAAACAGAAACAATTGGCTTTAATCCCAATTTTATCAATAGAGAACTTATCGCTCCTGAAATTCAGAAGAACAGCAACCTTATGTTGGTGAAAAATTCTATTACCAAAGTCTTTTTTTATGGTTCAGGATGTGGTGTGAAAAAGAACTGCGAAACCATAAAAGAAGAAGTTAAAAAAGTATTTGGTAAAGCTGAAATCATTGTAAAAGAAGATCTGATGGCTGCAGCTTATGCAGCATACAGCGGAAAACCTGCAATCGTGTGCATTCTTGGCACGGGATCAAATTCTTGTTATTTCGACGGTGAAAATCTGAAAATAGAATTGCCGTCCCTTGGATTCCTTATTGGGGACGAGGGAAGCGGAAGTGCCATCGGAAAACAATTGGTACGCAGATATTTTATGAAAAAATTGCCTTCCGATCTTCACGGTGAATTCGAAAAGGAATACAACCTTACTATAGAAGAGGCATTGAAAAACATGTATCATACACCGAGACCCAATGCCTATTTAGCCAATTTTACCAAATTTGTGATCGAAAGAAAGGATCATCCTTATTTTAATGATATGGTTTTTGAAGAAATGAAAAGTTTCTTTGAATACCAGGTACTCCCTTATCATGAAGCAAAAGATGCCGAGATTAATTTCATTGGCTCTATTGCTTATTATTACGAAAATATTCTACGTTCTGTTGCTACAGAACTTCATTTAAATGTGGGACATGTTGTTCAGAAACCAATTGAAAGCTTAGTAGATTACCACATTAAATATATACTCTAA